A stretch of DNA from Chanos chanos chromosome 11, fChaCha1.1, whole genome shotgun sequence:
ATACAGAGACAGTCAAaaagagcgagatagagagagagggacagacagacagacagagagacagggagagagagagaaattctgacTGGTGTTTCCATTATTAATAACATCTACCTGCCTGTCTATATAGTTATATAATCCTGATATATGCTATATTTCAATAAGAGCATGGTTTCATGATttccaaaacagagagagggagcgtgaGGGAGAGAAATTCTCACCGGCATGTCTATTACTCAttttaaacaagcaaacaaaacatgaaacaaagaaatagaaaaaacgGGAGGCAAAATttatagaggaaaaaaaaaatacaattttaataGGTGGGGAAAATAAGCTTCTCTAACACAGCCCTGCTCTGCGCCTCTACCATTCTCTGTTCTTAGATGTGGTGTATCCATGGCAACCTCAACTTAGTGACCTCGTTATTTCAGCCCAGTCCTGTTCTGAAATTATGGGCTGCCCTGCATGCTAGCCTGCAATGCCAGATAACACAATaccagtgagacagagagagagagagagagagagagagagagagcaggaacgagacagagagagagagagagagagagagagagagagagaaagagagaggaaagatcTCATTGTTAGCAACTCCCTTTTAATGATaaaatgtctctctttatcactcGCAGTaacaaatgtacaaatgtgAACTGACATGCAGTATGTGAACAAACACAACGATCTTTCCTCCTATTGAGTTTACAGAACCGTATTTCTGGACCagggtgggaggaggagggttCTAACAGGGTTCGGATTCggttctgtcttgttttttttgttttttttttattttattcctttgttcattttttttttttttgtcacagattGACAAACTGCAATGCCATGACTTGTGCTCAAACTCTTAAatttaaaggagagaaagatatTCATGAAATATCAGcacacttttgttttaaatggccTTTATGTCAGAGTCTTAGCTCTGCACTGTGTTTGCAGTAAGCTATTCAGTTCAATGTACAGGACTTTGGAAAGTACTGGTAGAGTACCACAGTGCCATCTggtggtgagagacagacagtttctGCACACAAACTCCATGTAGAATAAAGGGATTTTCATTGTGTGTCCCTGTGTATaaaagtatgtgtatgtgtcttatAGATTCCTGCTCCTCTACAAGAGTTTGAGAATCCAGAATAATGAAGCTTCAACAGATATCAAATGGTTACCCGAATATATGGCACAATGTCACCCCCTGTTGATAAATGGTGAGAAGCACAAGGAAACTGAAAGCAAAGCCAGCTGTAGTTGGTGATAGtagcaaaatacacaaaaaaaacctattcagtaagtcaaataaataacacacGTACTCAAAGAATTGTAACTGGACAGTACAGCTTTATTTTATAACAAATGCAGAATTCTTTTCAGTAATCAgtaatttatatttttcattactTGCTCGCGTGGTCTCCTAAcataaaaatccaaaaaaacaacaacgtagGGGCTTAGATTTGATAtcaaaatattcagttttattCCAGAGCATTAAAACACAGGTACAGAGCTTGGCCAGTCTGCCGTATGTCCTTGTGCGTGTTTGTAATAAAAGTGTGACATTTACGAGACATCTACACTTGCATATATGTGACTACAACTGCAGAAGGTTCTACTTAAGCTCTCAGTAActcgtcacacacacatgtgtctTTAAACCATAGGACCAGACTTGAACCACATCCTGCTCCTCTCGCTGCCAACAAAGAAATTAGACTTTACGCTGCTAATAATAACAAGCGCTGCACAGGCCTACTGActtcccctcacacacaaacacacacacaaagacacaaagtcTTCACAGTGGTGTAGCCTGGGTTTTGCCGTCAGCGGTGACTAATTGCACCAGACTTCCAGATACTGGTCTGTCTTCTCCCGTTGTCCATTTATAGAACAATCTGGAAAACAGACGCAGCCAGTgatcaataacacacacatacagacacgtgCGTgcgtaacacacactcacaagcaacAACCTGGAAACCGGAGAGGTTTACACTGATCAATACAACGTTATGACAGATTATGACAAGTTAAGCAGATTTTTTTTGCTCATAGATAAGCATGAGAATGTTACAATTTCATTTGATGGCGTTTAGCACCAGCAAAATGAGATTACATtgacacacatccacacaaaaacatactcaCTCTGCTACGTACTCCAACGGAGTCCAGGTGCTAACATCCGCATCAGGCATGAACTTCCTGTTCATCGGTGTATCCAAAGTAACTCTGTGAGAGGTAGGAACGGTTACCATTAGCAACTAAAATGTAACTTTCTGATTCTTTGTTCCGCAGCTCTAAAGCACAGAATCTCATTTGGAAGGAGTATGTGCGTCCCCCCCCCGGCAAAAAAGTTAAAATAGCCTTTCAAAGTGTAGAAATAATTCTTGAACAACcttgagatgaaaaaaaaaaatctcattttcctgGCATTGCTAATTGGTGTAGTAATGCAGTTGCTGtcatgagtgtgagagtgtcaattccacatgtgtgtgtgtgtgtgtgtgtgtggacgtcTGTGTAGTCATGGTTACTCACGGCAGGATGGCAACAGCAGCAGCGCCTGAGGGAAGGCCGCTATTGGCTCCTGCAAGACTCTGACACAGCTGATGCACGGCTGCCTTTGCCATACCATACCCAATCatacctagagagagagagagagagagagagagagaaagagagagagagagagagagagagagagagagagaaagagagagaaagagagatggacagtgtttttattgttttatctgCTTGCTCTAATCATCTCTGGAATCGTGGTTGCCCTGACATTGACATCACAGACTTTTGCTTGGAGGGAAACTGCTGGATTTCTTTTATCTGCAAACATTTTAGAGCCGGACCGGAGGCAAGAGCTGGACAATTGACTACATCTGTCATAATATCTCCAGGCAGGTCGAACAGTGTTGTAATGACAAAAGCTACTGCAGTTTCACGTAGAATCATATGTGTTATACAAAGGACTTATTTGAAAGAcagattgtgagtgtgtgtgtacctggagTTCCACTGAGCGCGGGTTTAGCCCCAGCTAATGTGACCAGCCCCCCCTCTTTCAGGTGTTTGGTTGCTAGGTGACCAGAGATGGTTGAGGTCCAAACACTCTGTTTCCACATCAGGTCAGCATTTTTATACAgcactgagggagagacagagaaagagagagaaaataatgagaGAATTACTAGAAAACTAATATATCTTCTCAAAACAATCTTGAGTATCAGCTCCCAGATAAGTTTAGTTTGACGCTGACCTTTGGCCTTGGCGCTACCCCCTGCCCAACCACCAGCGACACACAAGATGGCATCCACTTTCTGCTCACCTAGGAGCTCCCCAACATCAGCTGttacctgagaaagagagagagagagagagaatagggcTCTGTTATATTGCAGTATGTAATGCTGCAGATGTCTGCACTGAATAAGGAATCACCAAAGCATTGCACGAATCCTATTCTATCATCTTTGACGTTTGAGAAATCAAGGTGTGCATTTTCCCTCACCTGGCTGGCTTGTTCAGTGAAAGATTCCGTCATTTTAACCGTCACATTGGCATTGGCCTCCTCGTTCGCAGTGATATCGATACAAGCAACCCACTGGAGTGTGGCCCCGACCAAAGGGCAGTCAAGTCATACGCGTTAGTGACAAACAGCAGatgttacattttaatgaacatACTAGCTTGACACAGTAACTCTGTTTTGCTAAGTCAGTCAGAAAACCCGTTTGGCGACTTAATGAGACAGTCGGCAAAGTTATGACTTCAATATTTTTCTGAAGGTTCCTCCCATTTATTGCCAAGTAAGTTGCAACGTACTGGTTTGAGACTCACCCAGTTTTTCGACTTGAAGTACTGTACGCATTTAGATCCCAATG
This window harbors:
- the qdprb.1 gene encoding dihydropteridine reductase isoform X2, whose protein sequence is MAAAEAHRVIIYGGKGALGSKCVQYFKSKNWVTADVGELLGEQKVDAILCVAGGWAGGSAKAKVLYKNADLMWKQSVWTSTISGHLATKHLKEGGLVTLAGAKPALSGTPGMIGYGMAKAAVHQLCQSLAGANSGLPSGAAAVAILPVTLDTPMNRKFMPDADVSTWTPLEYVAELFYKWTTGEDRPVSGSLVQLVTADGKTQATPL
- the qdprb.1 gene encoding dihydropteridine reductase isoform X1, whose amino-acid sequence is MAAAEAHRVIIYGGKGALGSKCVQYFKSKNWWVACIDITANEEANANVTVKMTESFTEQASQVTADVGELLGEQKVDAILCVAGGWAGGSAKAKVLYKNADLMWKQSVWTSTISGHLATKHLKEGGLVTLAGAKPALSGTPGMIGYGMAKAAVHQLCQSLAGANSGLPSGAAAVAILPVTLDTPMNRKFMPDADVSTWTPLEYVAELFYKWTTGEDRPVSGSLVQLVTADGKTQATPL